GGCTGGGGGGTCCTTCTGGCATGCGCAGTCGGGGCACTCATCGGTCCGCCATCTGCCAGCGCGGACACGTACCAGGTCCAGCTGTGCCGTCAGAGCTCCTCCGCGACAGGGTTCGCGGACGACTTCACGGAGGCCGGACAACCGGCCTTCGCGGTCACCCGTGACTGCGCGGCGGGCGGCGCCGGCATCGAGGTCCACGGGGCGGCGGCGACCGGGACGAAGAGCCTCGTCCTCACGGCCCCGGGCGCGGCGACGATCACCTCCGCGCGCCTCTGGCACCACACGACGGGCGGCGGCTCGGTCGCCGTCGTCGCGGTCCGCCCGGGCGGCGACACGACGCTGACGACGAGCTCCGGCTCGTCCTCCTACGCCACCGTCACGCCCGGCGACGGCCAGCTCCTGACGAGCCTGCCGATCGGCACGCGGGGCCTGCGCTACGACGTCACGTGCTCGGTGAACTGCCCGAGCCTCGACGCGACCGTGTGGTCCGTGGAGCTCACGCTCGACGACCCGGACACGCCGAACGTCTCGTTCAGCGCGACGGCACCGGGCGGTGCGCTCACCGTGACGGCCAACGCCGCCGACGGCACGTCCGGGGTGCGCTCGGCACGCCTGCTCGTCGACGGCATCGAGGTCGACACCGAGTCGGTGACCTGCGCGCAGCGGATCTCGCCCTGCCCCGCGAGCGCGACGCTGACGCTCTCGCGGCCCGGCGTGCTCAGCGATGGGCCGCACCGCGTGCGCGTGGAGGTCGCCGACGCCTCGGGGCGGGTCGCCGCCAGCGAGTCCGACGTCGTGGTCGACACGTCGGCGCCGGTCGCGACGGGCGCGCCGTCGGTGGTCGGCACGCCGGAGGTGGGCTCGACGCTCCAGGTCGCCCGCGGGACCTACGCCGCCGGTCAGGACCCCAGTCGCGAGTTCCGCTGGGAGCGCTGTCAGAACGGCGCCTGCGTCGAGATCCCCGGGGCCGCGGGGCCGTCCTACGTCGTGCAGGAGGCCGACCAGGACCTCCAGCTGCGCGTCCGCGAGATCGCCAGCGACGCCGGCGGCTCGACCACCCAGGTCTCCTCGCTCACCGGCACGGTGCCGGCCTTCGTCCCGCTGCTCGTCGAGGGGCTGCAGGTGGGCGGCGACGAGCGCGTCGGCGGGACGGTCCGCGCGACGGGCGGGACCTGGCGCAACGCCGTCGCGCTGGGCTACCAGTGGCGCTCGTGCGGCCGGCGCGACGGGACCGACTGCGTGGACCTGCCGGGCCAGCAGCGCCCGTCGCTGGTCGTCGACCGCGAGGACGGCGGGCGCTACCTCGTGCTCGTCGTCACGGCGGTCGGGCCGCGCGGCCACACGCGCACCGCGCAGGCGGCGACGGGCCGCATCTCGGCGCTCGCGCTGCGCAACGTCTCCCAGCCGTCGGTCGGCGGCACCGCCGTCCCGGGCGGGCGGCTGACGGCTGAGCCCGGCTCGTGGGAGGGCGCCGACGTGCGCTTCGCCTACCAGTGGCTGCGCTGCACGACGAGCGGCTGCCTGCCGGTCAGCGGCGCGGTCGGGCGCGTCTACACGCCGTCGTCGAAGGACCTGAACGCCGCGCTGCAGGTCCTCGTGACCGCGACGGACAGCAACCGCGAGAGCATCACGGTGCGCAGCGCGTCGAGCGAGAAGGTCCGTTCGAAGTCCTCGGAGAAGGCGCTCGCGGTGCCGCGGGTGCGCACCCGGGTGCGGATCGTCTCCTTCCGCGACTACCAGTTCGCCCTGGCGATCGGGCCGACGCTGCAGATCCTCGACCTCACCCCGGGCAGCCGGGTCGACGTGGTCTGCCGGCTGTGCGCGCGCAACCGGCTCGTGCGCCGCAGCGGCATCAAGGGCCGCTCGCTGAAGGTCGACCTGGGCAACGGCGGCGTGCAGATCCCGCCGGGCGGCCAGATCGTCGTGCGGGTGCGCAAGAAGGGCACGATCGGCCGCGAGGTCGTCGGGACGCTGTCGCTCAACCGCAGCCAGCGGATCTCCTTCGGCGCCGCGCGGTGCCTGGCCAAGGACGCGTCGCTGCGCAAGGTCACCTGCCCGTCCAAGGCGCCCGCGAAGAAGAAGAGCACCAAGCCGAAGGCCAAGAAGGGCACGGAGAGCAGCACCCAGTCGACGGCGGCGCCGTCGGCCACGCGCACGGACGCCACCGCGCCCGGAGGTCCATGAGCGACCTCCCCCTGCTCTCCGGGGACCTGCTCCCCGGCGCGAAGGTGGCCGGCTACGTCATCGAGGGCGTCGTCGGTCGCGGGGGGATGGGGACCGTCTACCGGGCGCGCGACCCGCGGCTCGACCGGGTCGTCGCGCTCAAGGTCGTCGCGGCGGCGATCGCGCAGGACGCCGAGTTCCGCGAGCGCTTCCTGCGCGAGGCGCGCTCGGCGGCGGCGATCGAGCACCCGAACATCGTGCCCGTGCACGAGGTGGGCGAGCACCACGGCCTGCCGTTCCTCGCGATGCGCTACCTCGACGGGCCCGACCTGCGCGAGGTGCTCGCAGTGTCGGGCCCGCTGGAGCCCGAGCGCGTCGGCCAGGTCGCCCTGCAGCTCGCCAGCGCGCTCGACGTCGCCCACGCACGCGGCCTGGTCCACCGCGACGTCAAGCCGGCCAACGTCCTGCTGCCGCTCGACGAGGTCCACGACGCGGGCCACGTCTACCTCACCGACTTCGGGGTCGCCCGCGGGGCGGCGGCGACGACACTGACCGACGGCGGCGACCTCGTCGGGACGCTGGCCTACGTCGCGCCGGAGGTCATCAGCGGCCAGCCGGCGACGCCCGCCTCGGACCGCTACTCGCTGGCGTGCACGCTCTTCCACCTGCTCTGCGGGCGCCCGCCGTTCAAGGCCGACTCCGACGCCGGCCTGCTGTGGGCGCACATGGAGCAGGAGCCGCCGGCGCCGTCGGCGATGGTGCCCGAGCTGCCGCGGGCGGTCGACGCCGCGATGGCCCACGCGCTGGCCAAGGACCCCGCGGCGCGCCCGCCGACCTGCACGGCCTTCGCCGAGGCGCTGTCGGCGGCGCTCGACGGCGTGGTGCTCGACCCGGGCGACGGCGCCGACGCCGGGGGGGAGCGCACGACGATCCTCCCCGCCGGCGTGGGGAGCCTCTCGACGCTGGTGCAGCGCGCGCCGGCGCCCGCGGGTCCGGGCGACGCCGACGGGACGAGGACCGACGGCGCCGCCGGCGGCGTGCGGCGCCGGGCGCTGCTCGTCGGCGCCGCGGTCGTCGTCGGCCTCGGGGCCGGCGTCGGGGGCGGCCTGCTCGTGGCGGGCGGCGACGAGGAGCTGCCGGCGACGTCGGTCCTGCGGGCGCAGTCCGGCGCGGCGGAGGTCGCCCTCGAGGGCTGGCGCGGCGCGCCGGCCGGCGCGGGGCAGCTGCCCGGCCTCGACATGACCGCTCGCTGGTCGGGCGAGACGCTGGTGCGCGGCCGGCGCGTCGTGGCGACGGTCGGACGCCTGGCCCCGGCACCCGGCACGGGCGCGCGCCAGCCCCTGAGCGCCGACGCCGAGCGCGCCCTGCTGGGCGGCGGCCGCGCGCGGGTGCTGGAGATCGGCGGCCTCGCCGCGGTCGAGGTCGCCGGGCCGCTGGCCAGCGACGGCGCCGGCGCCGCGTCGGTCGTCGTGCGCGGCAGCGACCGGGGGCTCGTGGCCGCCTCGTGCCGCGCGCCCGACGAGGGCACGGCGTCGTCGGCCTGCCGCCAGCTCGCCGCCGCCCTGCGCGCGCCCGCCGGGCGCCGCTTCCTCGCGCTGGGCGCGGACCCGGACGCCGCCCGCCGGCTGAGCAGCGCCCTGCGCGTGGCCACCGGTCGCCGCGCCGACCGCAGCGCCCTGGCGGGGCGCGATGCGGCCGCCCGGGCCGCCGCCGCACGCCGGCTGGCCGCCCGCCGCGACCGCGCTGCCCGCGCCGTGCGGGCGGTGCAGCTGCCGCGCCCGGCCGGGACCGCCGTGCGGCGCCTGGCCAGCGCGCTCGAGGCGACGGCGGCAGCCCTGCGCGAGGCCGCTCGCGGCGGCGCGGACGCCGGCCGGCGCCTGGACCGCGCCGAGCGCGAGCTGCGCGAGGCCCGCCGCGCCCTCGAGGCGCACGGCTACCGCTAGCCGCGCGGCACCGGGCACTCGGACGACGCCCCGCGGCAGCGGACCCCACCTCCGCTGCCGGGTCCCTCAGCGTGACGCCCGAGGCCCGGTGGAGCACGCGGAGCGAGCGGCGGCGCACCCAGGCCCCATCCCGGTGCGTCGCCGCTCGTCCGTCAGGCGCGAGGGCGATCACTCTGCCCTGGACCTCCTCTCGCGCCGAGGTCTTGCGACCCTCGTCCTGCCCCTGCCCTGTGAGCGCATGGTGCTCGCGTCCACCGGCCCGGTGAAGCCCCCCAAGGGGTGGTCCGGCCCACCCCTGTCCGTCGCAGGTCAGGCGCGGGGCGCGGCGACGCGCTTGGCGGCCAGCAGCCGCTTGGAGGACCGCACGCGCACCTCCACCCGGACGGGCTTGCGGCGCACGGCGCGCGGGAGCGTGAGCGTGACCGAGCGCACCTGCGCCTTGCGGACCGCGACGTCGCGGCGCGCCCCGCCGGCCGTCACGCGCAGCCGGCACGCCGCGCTCGGGCTCGCGCAGGCCACGCGGACCGTCAGCCGTCCCGCGCGCGTGCGGGTGACGGAGCGCAGCGCGCTGGGGCGCACGACCTTCGCGCCGGCCGCCACCACGACGGCGACGCTGGCCTGCGCGGTGGCGCCCTGGTCGTCGGTCGCGCGCACGCGGAAGGTCTTGCGGCCGGTCGCCGGAAGCCGGCGGGCGACCTCGGCGCCGGCGGTCTCGAAGGACCCGTTGCCGTCGAGGTCCCACGCGACCTCGCGGACCGTGCCGTCGGGGTCGTCCGCGACCGCGCGGAGGGTGACCGTGGAGCCCGGGCCGACGCGCGAGGCGTCGGCGGAGGCACGGACCGTCGGCGCGCGGTTGAGGACCTCGAGCTCGGCGGTGGCCTGGGCGGTGAGGCCTTCGTCGTCGGTGGCGAGCACCGCGACGCGGAAGCGCCCCGGACGCTCGGGCGTCCAGGTCGCGCGCGGCGCGGCCGACTCGACGACCGAGCCGTCGCCGAGGGTGAAGCGGTAGCGGACGACGCGCCCGCCGTCGTCGGGGTCGACGGTGCCCGACGCGTCGAGCACGACCTGGCGGCCGGAGGGCTGTGGCGCGGGAGCCGCGAGCGCGACCGCCGGCGGGCGGCCGGCGACCTGGACGGCGGGGAAGGAGGCGGTGGCGGTGAGCCCGGAGTCGTCCTCCACGGTCACGCGGCCGCCGCCGAAGCTGCCCGACCGCGCCGGCGCCAGCTCGAGCACCGGCCCGTCGGTCGTGCGGTCGACGGTGCCGTCGCCCCCCAGGTCCCAGTGGAAGCGGCGCAGCTCGCCGTCGCGGTCGGTCGAGC
The DNA window shown above is from Conexibacter sp. SYSU D00693 and carries:
- a CDS encoding serine/threonine-protein kinase, producing the protein MSDLPLLSGDLLPGAKVAGYVIEGVVGRGGMGTVYRARDPRLDRVVALKVVAAAIAQDAEFRERFLREARSAAAIEHPNIVPVHEVGEHHGLPFLAMRYLDGPDLREVLAVSGPLEPERVGQVALQLASALDVAHARGLVHRDVKPANVLLPLDEVHDAGHVYLTDFGVARGAAATTLTDGGDLVGTLAYVAPEVISGQPATPASDRYSLACTLFHLLCGRPPFKADSDAGLLWAHMEQEPPAPSAMVPELPRAVDAAMAHALAKDPAARPPTCTAFAEALSAALDGVVLDPGDGADAGGERTTILPAGVGSLSTLVQRAPAPAGPGDADGTRTDGAAGGVRRRALLVGAAVVVGLGAGVGGGLLVAGGDEELPATSVLRAQSGAAEVALEGWRGAPAGAGQLPGLDMTARWSGETLVRGRRVVATVGRLAPAPGTGARQPLSADAERALLGGGRARVLEIGGLAAVEVAGPLASDGAGAASVVVRGSDRGLVAASCRAPDEGTASSACRQLAAALRAPAGRRFLALGADPDAARRLSSALRVATGRRADRSALAGRDAAARAAAARRLAARRDRAARAVRAVQLPRPAGTAVRRLASALEATAAALREAARGGADAGRRLDRAERELREARRALEAHGYR